A genomic stretch from Vulpes lagopus strain Blue_001 chromosome 11, ASM1834538v1, whole genome shotgun sequence includes:
- the AP5B1 gene encoding AP-5 complex subunit beta-1 has product MGPRSRETWAQRLGAFRASPSAFMAGPEGEDLGCDLLSELRSEKLSEQTKVSLLALSLEYPAQLWPDTAAAEAAATSLLDTLVLLPPRPSALRRPLLLAATTALATGDALGPTSAASLRLLPLLLGLASGSDLGRGFGPASEQRSLQATACECLRELESCKPGLLGGRLGLLRGLLGQEGPVQPLSLLLALALRNALVIQARARAGLQGLLMAGDAPTVGIPWNWALAEEGAAHLQPQAPSWPATEAQECGFAVLEPSPEEARELRAAVAQLLDTSYLLTPVAQAQLLWLLGWALRGLRGQPPVLFKPQLVRLLGTGQLTLLHAILALKAAFGEALFTAQDEALLLRRLTLAAQHPALPLSAHLFYLHCLLSFPENWPLGPTGEEAAPLLLGPRLCRGLLPSLLHDPMALLARLHLLCLLCADDEEKEEKAQDWSPQHYLEELLAGLRQRAALDGGPRALATLCFQASYLVVRCLAMQPAVLTPLTRGLAQLYQSRPALAPHFVDLLDRVGPELGEPLRVVLRQEVVARPGKDEALCWHLQILAKVADGNAQSATLGFLRAAAARCTDWDLQQALLQVCRALLRAGVGKGLADLLQALARQLEDPDGRDRARLYYILLAHLAGPKLGVALGPSLAAPAASSLVAENQGFAAALMVQEAPAPIRLSVGPRRAEGPVPVLQLQVEVLEPVYSLELRFRVEGQLYAPLGAIHVPCLYPGRPCRPLLLPLQPRRPAPTHLDVRALYTTPSGLTRHAHLPPLLVTFADLFLPFPQSPEGDKQGFFEELWDSCLPKGAESSLWCPLGPQGLEALVSHHLEPFVVVAQPPTSYHVAIHLPPNSRLLLRLEAAQVDGVPVALRTDDWAVLPLAGDYLRGLSAAV; this is encoded by the exons ATGGGACCCCGGAGCCGGGAAACCTGGGCCCAGCGCCTGGGCGCCTTCCGGGCCAGCCCGTCCGCCTTCATGGCCGGTCCCGAGGGTGAAGATCTGGGTTGTGACCTGCTGAGCGAACTGAGGAGTGAGAAGCTGAGCGAACAGACCAAG GTTTCCTTGCTGGCCCTGAGCCTGGAGTACCCAGCCCAGCTCTGGCCGGACACCGCTGCGGCCGAGGCAGCCGCCACCTCCCTGTTGGACACCCTGGTCCTTCTGCCCCCACGGCCCTCGGCCCTGCGGCGGCCCCTGCTGCTGGCGGCCACCACAGCCTTGGCGACAGGAGATGCGCTGGGCCCCACCTCTGCAGCCTCCCTCCGGCTCCTGCCCTTGCTTCTTGGCTTGGCCTCCGGCAGCGATCTGGGGCGAGGCTTTGGCCCCGCCTCGGAGCAGCGCTCCCTGCAGGCCACAGCGTGTGAGTGCCTGCGGGAGCTGGAGAGCTGCAAGCCTGGGCTGCTGGGTGGCCGCCTGGGGCTGCTACGGGGCCTTCTCGGGCAGGAAGGCCCGGTCCAGCCGCTCAGCCTGCTGCTGGCGCTTGCCCTGCGCAACGCCTTGGTGATACAGGCCAGAGCCAGGGCTGGCCTACAGGGCCTGCTCATGGCGGGGGATGCTCCCACTGTGGGCATTCCCTGGAACTGGGCATTAGCTGAGGAGGGGGctgcccacctgcagccccaggcacCTAGCTGGCCGGCCACTGAGGCGCAGGAGTGTGGCTTTGCTGTACTAGAGCCCAGTCCTGAGGAGGCCCGGGAGCTGCGGGCTGCCGTGGCCCAGCTCCTGGACACCTCCTACCTGCTCACTCCTGTGGCTCAGGCCCAGCTCCTGTGGCTGCTGGGCTGGGCTCTGCGGGGTCTTCGGGGACAGCCTCCAGTGCTCTTCAAGCCACAGCTGGTACGGCTGCTGGGCACGGGACAGTTGACGCTGCTGCATGCCATTCTGGCACTCAAGGCAGCCTTTGGTGAAGCACTGTTCACGGCCCAGGACGAGGCCTTGCTGCTCCGTCGGCTCACCTTGGCTGCTCagcacccagccctgcccctgtccGCCCATCTCTTCTACCTGCACTGCCTGCTGAGCTTCCCGGAGAACTGGCCTCTAGGCCCCACAGGTGAGGAGGCCGCTCCACTGCTGCTCGGGCCCCGGCTATGCCGTGGCCTCCTGCCCAGCCTCCTGCATGACCCGATGGCCCTCCTGGCCCGCTTGCATCTGCTTTGCCTGCTCTGTGCGGACgatgaagaaaaggaggagaaagcccAAGATTGGAGCCCCCAGCATTACCTGGAGGAGCTACTGGCTGGCCTGcggcagagggcagccctggaTGGGGGCCCTCGGGCCTTGGCCACTCTCTGCTTCCAGGCCTCATACCTGGTTGTTCGCTGCCTAGCCATGCAGCCTGCTGTGCTGACACCCTTGACCCGTGGACTGGCCCAGCTGTACCAGTCCCGGCCTGCGCTGGCTCCTCATTTTGTGGATCTCTTGGACAGGGTGGGCCCTGAGCTGGGGGAGCCCCTGAGAGTGGTATTACGGCAGGAGGTGGTGGCCAGGCCAGGCAAGGACGAGGCTCTTTGTTGGCACCTGCAGATACTGGCAAAAGTGGCAGATGGGAATGCTCAGAGTGCCACCCTAGGCTTCCTGCGAGCTGCGGCTGCTCGCTGCACGGACTGGGACCTCCAGCAGGCCCTGCTACAGGTCTGCCGGGCCTTGCTGCGGGCGGGTGTTGGGAAAGGCTTGGCCGATTTGCTGCAGGCACTGGCCAGGCAGTTGGAGGACCCTGACGGGCGGGACCGTGCACGCCTCTACTACATCCTCCTGGCCCACCTTGCGGGGCCCAAGCTGGGGGTGGCCCTGGGCCCCTCGCTGGCCGCACCTGCGGCCTCCTCATTGGTGGCCGAGAACCAGGGCTTTGCTGCTGCGCTGATGGTGCAGGAGGCCCCAGCCCCAATTCGGCTAAGCGTGGGGCCCCGCAGAGCCGAGGGCCCAGTCCCCGTGCTACAGCTCCAGGTGGAAGTGCTAGAGCCAGTGTACTCTCTGGAGCTACGCTTCCGTGTGGAAGGACAGCTCTACGCACCCCTGGGGGCCATCCATGTGCCCTGCCTGTACCCTGGCCGTCCTTGCCGTCCCCTGCTCTTGCCTCTGCAGCCCCGGCGCCCGGCTCCCACGCATCTGGATGTGCGTGCCCTGTACACCACACCCAGCGGCCTCACACGCCACGCCCACCTGCCGCCTCTGCTTGTGACCTTTGCTGACCTTTTTCTGCCTTTCCCTCAGTCCCCTGAGGGGGACAAGCAGGGCTTCTTTGAGGAGCTCTGGGACTCCTGCCTGCCCAAGGGCGCTGAGAGTAGTCTCTGGTGCCCTCTTGGGCCACAGGGGCTGGAGGCCTTGGTGTCCCACCACCTGGAGCCCTTTGTGGTGGTGGCCCAGCCCCCCACCAGCTACCATGTGGCCATCCACCTGCCCCCCAACTCAAGACTGCTGCTGCGACTGGAGGCGGCCCAGGTGGACGGGGTGCCGGTGGCTCTGCGGACAGATGACTGGGCTGTGCTGCCCTTGGCTGGGGACTACCTCCGTGGGCTGTCAGCCGCTGTCTGA
- the LOC121471405 gene encoding histone H2B type 2-E1-like — MGAEHGQQPQSGGRRGRGSGDKKSKKRSQRKETYSMYIYKVLKQVHPDIGISSKAMSIMNSFVNDVFERLVGEAARLAQYSGRTTLTSREVQTAVRLLLPGELPKHAVSEGTKAVTKYTSSK, encoded by the coding sequence atgggCGCTGAGCATGGGCAGCAGCCGCAGTCCGGGGGCCGCAGGGGCCGTGGTTCTGGCGACAAGAAGTCCAAAAAGCGTAGCCAGCGCAAGGAAACCTACTCGATGTATATCTACAAGGTGCTAAAGCAGGTGCACCCGGACATCGGCATCTCTTCCAAGGCCATGAGCATCATGAACTCATTTGTGAACGATGTGTTTGAACGGCTGGTTGGCGAGGCCGCCCGGCTGGCCCAGTACTCCGGCCGGACCACACTGACATCCCGGGAGGTCCAGACAGCGGTGCGTCTGCTGCTGCCCGGAGAGCTGCCCAAGCATGCTGTATCTGAGGGCACCAAGGCCGTCACCAAGTACACCAGCTCCAAGTGA